The Ferrimicrobium acidiphilum DSM 19497 genome contains the following window.
CGAGCGATTGGGTGAGCAGTGCGGCCCAGAGATGAAAGCACTACTCCCGTTTTGTCGGTTTGCTAATGGCTCAGAGGTCCTTGATCTGAGTAGTGCTGTGCCCAGGGCTGGAGAACTTGTTGTACTGCCCCCGGTCTCGGGTGGGTGAGGTCTTGGAATCCGATCGCCGTTTGATGGTTGCGTGACCAATTGGACACGCGATTGTGAGGCGCATCATGAGCTTGCACGATCACGCGGATTGGGTTTTGACGATGGGGTCGTGGTGATAGACGACCACCAAGAAGAACCCACTTTAAACTTTGCTGCCGGGATTTCTGTATTTGAGCGTCGATGATCGTTCATAAGGCGGAAGTTGTTGGCAGGGTATGCGGATGGTGCTACTGGCTAGGTGTTCGTCTATAGCTCTTGTGGTCGTTGGATTCGATGACCACAGACAGAACTGCTCTCACCGAGGTGAGAGCAGTTCTGTCTTGAATATATGCCCCAAATAGAGCTATTGATCCTAAGCCAAAGACGGACGGATCTGAACCATTAGATAGCGTCGGCCAGATTGGATGAGGTCTCGGATGTATGAGCTCCCTCTGCGTCCGAGCAGACCGTGTCGATCATGAGGCGACAGACTACGTAGGGATCCATGTTGGCATTCGGGCGTCGATCCTCAAGCCACCCCTTTCCAGCCTTCGCGGCCACCCACGGAATACGGATGGAGGCACCGCGGTTCGAAACGCCGTAACTGAACTCGTCATAGCGAGCCGTCTCGTGCTTGCCGGTGAGTCTACGCTCGATCCCGTCTCCGTAATTAGCAATATGCTCCTCAACTTTGCGTCCCAGAGCCTCGCACCCGGCGATGATCGGATCGAATCCATTGCGCATCGCTAGGGTCGAGAAGTTAGTATGAGCACCAGCACCGTTCCAATCGCCGGCGACGGGCTTCGCATCCCACCTCACCTCGACATCGAAGTCCTCGGCAATTCGCATCAGGAGCCACCGGGCTACCCAAAGCTCATCACCGATCTCTGGCGGTGCGAGTGTCCCGATCTGGAACTCCCATTGCGCCATCATGACCTCGGCGTTCGTGCCTTCAATATGCAGGCCAGCCTCCATGCATGCGATTGTGTGCGCCTCCACGATGTCGCGACCAACGATCTTTTGGCCACCTACGCCGCAGTAGTACTCTCCCTGTGGAGACGGAAATCCGTTCACAGGCCATCCGAGTGGTCGTCCATCCTTAAAGAAGGTGTACTCTTGCTCGATGCCGAACATCGGCTCCTGATCGGCAAAGCGTTCAGCGGTTTCAACGCATGACGAGCGCGTGTTAGTTGGATGTGGGGTGAAATCGGTTAGCAGGACCTCGCAGAGGACGAGCACATTGTCTCCACCACGGATCGGATCCTGGCACTGGAATACTGGCTGCAAGACGCAGTCAGAGTCGTCACCTGGTGCCTGGTTGGTACTCGAGCCGTCGAACCCCCAGATGTCAGG
Protein-coding sequences here:
- a CDS encoding MoaD/ThiS family protein — its product is MLVRFFGTAKALAGADSIELAVEGGTLAQLIERLGEQCGPEMKALLPFCRFANGSEVLDLSSAVPRAGELVVLPPVSGG
- the glnII gene encoding glutamine synthetase GlnII; translation: MSYQAEYIWIDGTKPTPLMRNKTRIIQDGKAPDIWGFDGSSTNQAPGDDSDCVLQPVFQCQDPIRGGDNVLVLCEVLLTDFTPHPTNTRSSCVETAERFADQEPMFGIEQEYTFFKDGRPLGWPVNGFPSPQGEYYCGVGGQKIVGRDIVEAHTIACMEAGLHIEGTNAEVMMAQWEFQIGTLAPPEIGDELWVARWLLMRIAEDFDVEVRWDAKPVAGDWNGAGAHTNFSTLAMRNGFDPIIAGCEALGRKVEEHIANYGDGIERRLTGKHETARYDEFSYGVSNRGASIRIPWVAAKAGKGWLEDRRPNANMDPYVVCRLMIDTVCSDAEGAHTSETSSNLADAI